A single Ziziphus jujuba cultivar Dongzao chromosome 11, ASM3175591v1 DNA region contains:
- the LOC107405392 gene encoding universal stress protein PHOS34 isoform X1 yields MEKTTATTETTTATSARTASLQGQEKVASTDRKKMKVMVALDDSDSSFYALTWALDHLFTTSIGVAAAPAKEFPEEVDMLFLVHVQQPFHHYAYPVGPGGTAIYATSSVVESVRKAQEEISTALLSRALEMCKAKAKAKLVKAETLILDGDPKDMICQASEQMNVDLLVLGSRGLGKIKRAFLGSVSDYCAHHASCPILIVKPSKEAARVG; encoded by the exons ATGGAGAAAACGACGGCGACCACGGAAACAACGACGGCGACGAGTGCTAGGACAGCGAGTTTGCAGGGGCAGGAAAAGGTAGCTTCGACGGATAGGAAAAAGATGAAGGTGATGGTAGCTCTGGACGACAGCGATTCCAGCTTCTACGCTCTGACCTGGGCACTCGACCACCTCTTTACCACCTCAATCGGAGTCGCTGCAGCTCCGGCGAAAGAGTTCCCTGAAGAAGTGGATATGCTCTTCCTCGTCCATGTTCAGCAACCTTTCCATCACTACGCTTACCCCGTCGGACCTGGTGGAACCG CAATTTATGCGACATCATCGGTTGTGGAATCTGTGAGGAAAGCTCAGGAAGAGATTTCCACTGCTTTGCTGTCTCGCGCACTTGAAATGTGcaaagccaaagccaaagccaaattg GTCAAAGCAGAGACTCTGATTCTCGATGGCGATCCAAAGGACATGATTTGTCAGGCCTCTGAGCAAATGAATGTAGATCTCCTGGTCCTGGGTAGTCGTGGTCTTGGCAAGATCAAGAG AGCATTTCTAGGGAGCGTGAGTGATTACTGTGCTCACCATGCAAGCTGTCCCATTCTCATCGTGAAGCCATCCAAGGAAGCAGCCCGAGTGGGCTGA
- the LOC107405392 gene encoding uncharacterized protein LOC107405392 isoform X2 — protein MEKTTATTETTTATSARTASLQGQEKVASTDRKKMKVMVALDDSDSSFYALTWALDHLFTTSIGVAAAPAKEFPEEVDMLFLVHVQQPFHHYAYPVGPGGTGLSCARLIRPIYATSSVVESVRKAQEEISTALLSRALEMCKAKAKAKLVKAETLILDGDPKDMICQASEQMNVDLLVLGSRGLGKIKSISRERE, from the exons ATGGAGAAAACGACGGCGACCACGGAAACAACGACGGCGACGAGTGCTAGGACAGCGAGTTTGCAGGGGCAGGAAAAGGTAGCTTCGACGGATAGGAAAAAGATGAAGGTGATGGTAGCTCTGGACGACAGCGATTCCAGCTTCTACGCTCTGACCTGGGCACTCGACCACCTCTTTACCACCTCAATCGGAGTCGCTGCAGCTCCGGCGAAAGAGTTCCCTGAAGAAGTGGATATGCTCTTCCTCGTCCATGTTCAGCAACCTTTCCATCACTACGCTTACCCCGTCGGACCTGGTGGAACCGGTTTGTCTTGTGCTCGTCTAATAAGAC CAATTTATGCGACATCATCGGTTGTGGAATCTGTGAGGAAAGCTCAGGAAGAGATTTCCACTGCTTTGCTGTCTCGCGCACTTGAAATGTGcaaagccaaagccaaagccaaattg GTCAAAGCAGAGACTCTGATTCTCGATGGCGATCCAAAGGACATGATTTGTCAGGCCTCTGAGCAAATGAATGTAGATCTCCTGGTCCTGGGTAGTCGTGGTCTTGGCAAGATCAAGAG CATTTCTAGGGAGCGTGAGTGA
- the LOC107405391 gene encoding rhomboid-like protein 15, which yields MRPNIVSEAGLQTRLSQWWDSVPFLTSAVVVVCGTIYLVCLLVGYDSFFEICFLPSEVISHFQVYRIYTAILFHGSLLHVLFNMMALVPLGSELERIMGSVRLFYLIILLATCNAIFHLLIALVVAYNPFRTYPNLMNECAIGFSGILFSMIVIETSLSGVQYRSVFGLFNVPAKWYAWILLVVFQLLMQNVSLLGHLCGILSGFAYTYGLFNFLMPGASFYSAIEASSLLTSCVRRPKFILCTGGNPTSYIPTYSNQNTTSSGLFSGNILRNWTSWMPQRETSIQPTDDSQRFPGRGRTLSGGRTQGVTVDNSDSNLQVRLLDSSNTDHPSDTTATGAGQQFPDGTARRLTVENPAVIPAEVPHRQDSVPSEEEIQKLVSMGFDRTQVEVALAAADGDLHVAVEILMSQQG from the exons ATGAGACCCAACATTGTTTCTGAG GCAGGATTGCAAACTAGGTTGTCGCAATGGTGGGACAGCGTTCCATTTCTTACTTCAGCTGTGGTGGTTGTTTGTGGAACTATTTACTTGGTGTGCCTCTTGGTTGGTTATGACTCCTTTTTTGAGATATGCTTTCTTCCCTCTGAAGTTATCTCTCATTTCCAAG TCTACAGGATATACACGGCCATTCTGTTTCACGGTTCACTGCTTCATGTTCTGTTCAACATGATGGCATTGGTTCCTTTGGGTTCTGAATTGGAGAGAATCATGGGATCTGTCCGGTTGTTTTACTTGATAATTCTGTTGGCCACCTGCAATGCTATTTTTCATCTTCTAATTGCATTGGTTGTGGCATATAATCCATTTCGCACTTATCCGAATCTTATGAATGAGTGTGCAATAGGCTTCTCAGGAATATTATTCTCAATGATTGTCATAGAAACAAGTCTAAGTGGAGTTCAATATAGAAG TGTATTTGGACTATTTAATGTGCCTGCAAAATG GTATGCATGGATCTTGTTGGTAGTGTTTCAGCTCCTCATGCAAAACGTCTCATTACTGGGACACTTATGTGGCATTTTGTCTGGCTTTGCAT ATACTTATGGCTTGTTCAACTTCCTCATGCCTGGAGCTTCCTTTTATTCTGCCATTGAGGCGTCTTCTTTGCTT ACATCTTGTGTTAGGCGacctaaatttattttgtgcACTGGTGGGAATCCTACAAGCTACATCCCTACATATTCAAACCAAAATACAACATCCAG TGGATTATTTTCTGGAAATATATTGAGGAACTGGACATCATGGATGCCACAAAGGGAAACATCGATTCAG CCAACAGATGACAGCCAGAGGTTTCCAGGGAGAGGAAGGACGCTCAGTGGTGGTCGAACTCAGGGGGTAACCGTTGATAATTCAGATTCAAACCTGCAGGTTAGACTTTTGGATAGTAGCAACACAGACCATCCATCAGACACAACAGCAACTGGTGCAGGACAGCAGTTTCCTGATGGAACTGCAAG GCGGTTGACAGTAGAAAACCCAGCGGTAATTCCTGCAGAAGTTCCTCACCgtcag GATTCAGTTCCTTCTGAAGAAGAAATTCAGAAACTTGTGTCAATGGGCTTTGATAGG acACAAGTAGAAGTTGCACTGGCAGCTGCAGATGGAGATTTACATGTGGCAGTTGAAATTCTTATGAGCCAACAG GGATAA
- the LOC107432284 gene encoding small ribosomal subunit protein uS7, with translation MAAAIGIVPDSVQPHFEVKLFNRWSFDEVQVSDISLADYIGVVPAKHATYVPHTAGRYSVKRFRKSQCPIVERLTNSLMMHGRNNGKKLMAVRIIKHAMEIIHLLTDLNPIQVIVDAVVNSGPREDATRIGSAGVVRRQAVDISPLRRVNQAIYLLTTGAREAAFRNIKTIAECLADELINAAKGSSNSYAIKKKDEIERVAKANR, from the exons ATGGCTGCTGCAATTGGAATCGTTCCAGATTCAGTTCAGCCTCACTTTGAGGTGAAGCTCTTCAACAGATGGAGCTTCGACGAAGTCCAG GTAAGTGACATCTCTTTGGCCGATTACATTGGAGTTGTCCCGGCCAAGCATGCCACCTATGTTCCTCATACTGCTGGGAGGTACTCTGTCAAAAGATTCAGGAAATCCCAATGTCCGATAGTGGAGAGACTTACAAACTCACTGATGATGCACGGGAGAAACAATGGCAAGAAGCTCATGGCTGTGAGGATTATCAAACATGCTATGGAAATTATCCATTTGCTGACTGATTTGAACCCCATTCAAGTCATTGTTGATGCCGTTGTTAACAG TGGACCAAGGGAAGATGCAACTCGTATTGGATCAGCTGGTGTGGTCAGGCGTCAGGCCGTGGATATTTCCCCTTTGAGACGTGTTAATCAGGCTATCTATCTCCTTACCACTGGTGCTCGTGAGGCTGCTTTTAGAAACATCAAAACAATTGCAGAATGTTTGGCTGATGAGCTCATTAATGCCGCCAAGGGTTCATCCAACag TTATGCCATCAAGAAGAAAGATGAGATTGAGAGGGTTGCCAAGGCCAATCGTTGA
- the LOC107432279 gene encoding homogentisate solanesyltransferase, chloroplastic isoform X2: MELSFSPSTSLGFPTTIPPCRASSHHQTKLPIKPPIKSSFSFSKFSTSHPVGFYSYRQSCSVPPLSNSHRRNNFIRACTQVGAAGSDPLLNKVSNLKDAFWRFLRPHTIRGTALGSFALVARALIENSNLIKWSLLFKAFSGLFALICGNGYIVGINQIYDIGIDKVNKPYLPIAAGDLSVKSAWFLVIFFAVTGLLIVGLNFGPFITSLYTLGLLLGTIYSVPPFRMKRFPVAAFLIIATVRGFLLNFGVYYATRAALGLAFEWRFQISTFATKLGVRNIAFLGSGLLLLNYIASIAASIYLPQAFRRNLMIPTHTILALSLVFQAWVLEQANYTQEAIAAFYRFIWNLFYAEYIIFPFI, from the exons ATGGAGCTCTCATTCTCTCCCTCCACTTCCCTTGGATTTCCAACTACAATCCCCCCTTGCAGAGCTTCCTCTCATCATCAAACTAAGCTACCCATTAAGCCCCCAATCAAATCctccttttctttctctaaattcTCCACCTCCCACCCAGTTGGTTTCTACAGTTACAGGCAAAGTTGCTCAGTTCCTCCTCTGTCAAATAGCCACCGGAGGAACAATTTCATCCGG GCATGCACTCAAGTGGGAGCTGCTGGATCTGATCCACTACTGAACAAAGTTTCAAATCTTAAAGATGCTTTCTGGAGATTTTTAAGGCCCCATACGATACGCGGAACAGCTCTGGGATCATT TGCTTTGGTGGCAAGAGCATTGATTGAGAACTCAAATTTGATAAAGTGGTCTCTGCTGTTTAAGGCATTCTCTGGTCTCTTTGCTCTAATATGTGGCAATGGTTATATTGTTGGCATCAATCAGATTTACGATATCGGAATTGACAA GGTAAATAAACCTTATTTACCTATAGCTGCAGGGGATCTCTCAGTTAAATCGGCATGGTTCTTGGTGATATTTTTTGCAGTGACTGGCCTGTTGATTGTTGGACTAAATTTTGGGCCATTTATTACTTCTCTCTATACTCTTGGTCTCTTACTTGGTACCATCTATTCTGTTCCTCCCTTTAGAATGAAGAGATTTCCTGTTGCTGCGTTTCTTATAATTGCTacg GTACGGGGATTccttctcaactttggtgtatATTATGCGACGAGAGCTGCCCTTGGTCTTGCATTTGAGTGGAG GTTTCAGATATCAACTTTTGCAACAAAACTTGGAGTTAGGAATATCGCATTCCTTGGCTCTGGCCTTCTGCTGCTAAATTATATTGCCTCTATAGCAGCGTCAATCTACTTGCCTCAG GCTTTCAGGCGCAACTTAATGATACCCACTCATACAATCTTGGCATTGAGCTTGGTTTTCCAG GCTTGGGTATTGGAACAGGCAAATTACACCCAG GAAGCAATAGCAGCCTTCTATAGATTTATATGGAATCTCTTTTATGCCGAGTATATTATATTCCCTTTCATCtag
- the LOC107432279 gene encoding homogentisate solanesyltransferase, chloroplastic isoform X1 codes for MELSFSPSTSLGFPTTIPPCRASSHHQTKLPIKPPIKSSFSFSKFSTSHPVGFYSYRQSCSVPPLSNSHRRNNFIRACTQVGAAGSDPLLNKVSNLKDAFWRFLRPHTIRGTALGSFALVARALIENSNLIKWSLLFKAFSGLFALICGNGYIVGINQIYDIGIDKVNKPYLPIAAGDLSVKSAWFLVIFFAVTGLLIVGLNFGPFITSLYTLGLLLGTIYSVPPFRMKRFPVAAFLIIATVRGFLLNFGVYYATRAALGLAFEWSAPVAFITTFVTLFALVIAITKDLPDVEGDRKFQISTFATKLGVRNIAFLGSGLLLLNYIASIAASIYLPQAFRRNLMIPTHTILALSLVFQAWVLEQANYTQEAIAAFYRFIWNLFYAEYIIFPFI; via the exons ATGGAGCTCTCATTCTCTCCCTCCACTTCCCTTGGATTTCCAACTACAATCCCCCCTTGCAGAGCTTCCTCTCATCATCAAACTAAGCTACCCATTAAGCCCCCAATCAAATCctccttttctttctctaaattcTCCACCTCCCACCCAGTTGGTTTCTACAGTTACAGGCAAAGTTGCTCAGTTCCTCCTCTGTCAAATAGCCACCGGAGGAACAATTTCATCCGG GCATGCACTCAAGTGGGAGCTGCTGGATCTGATCCACTACTGAACAAAGTTTCAAATCTTAAAGATGCTTTCTGGAGATTTTTAAGGCCCCATACGATACGCGGAACAGCTCTGGGATCATT TGCTTTGGTGGCAAGAGCATTGATTGAGAACTCAAATTTGATAAAGTGGTCTCTGCTGTTTAAGGCATTCTCTGGTCTCTTTGCTCTAATATGTGGCAATGGTTATATTGTTGGCATCAATCAGATTTACGATATCGGAATTGACAA GGTAAATAAACCTTATTTACCTATAGCTGCAGGGGATCTCTCAGTTAAATCGGCATGGTTCTTGGTGATATTTTTTGCAGTGACTGGCCTGTTGATTGTTGGACTAAATTTTGGGCCATTTATTACTTCTCTCTATACTCTTGGTCTCTTACTTGGTACCATCTATTCTGTTCCTCCCTTTAGAATGAAGAGATTTCCTGTTGCTGCGTTTCTTATAATTGCTacg GTACGGGGATTccttctcaactttggtgtatATTATGCGACGAGAGCTGCCCTTGGTCTTGCATTTGAGTGGAG TGCACCAGTGGCTTTTATTACTACTTTTGTGACATTGTTTGCTCTGGTGATTGCTATAACAAAAGATCTTCCAGATGTTGAGGGAGACCGCAA GTTTCAGATATCAACTTTTGCAACAAAACTTGGAGTTAGGAATATCGCATTCCTTGGCTCTGGCCTTCTGCTGCTAAATTATATTGCCTCTATAGCAGCGTCAATCTACTTGCCTCAG GCTTTCAGGCGCAACTTAATGATACCCACTCATACAATCTTGGCATTGAGCTTGGTTTTCCAG GCTTGGGTATTGGAACAGGCAAATTACACCCAG GAAGCAATAGCAGCCTTCTATAGATTTATATGGAATCTCTTTTATGCCGAGTATATTATATTCCCTTTCATCtag
- the LOC112488888 gene encoding uncharacterized protein LOC112488888 isoform X2 — MQKTKQQRRPNKQREIRRDTASGSERNLRSQSKKGVKKMQTKRRSGSISAPNSKRRRTTSQQPKAEKETTKLPGHVPLSSSSSEMSSIKGRYPIWEASRSTYSYDSTLRSYVRGKSPKLSVRGGLGADWFGFWGFFKPNRPIRFGLVT, encoded by the exons ATGCAGAAGACGAAACAGCAACGGAGGCCAAACAAACAGAGGGAGATAAGGAGAGACACAGCGTCTGGGAGTGAGCG GAATTTGCGATCTCAatcgaagaagggagttaagaagatGCAAACTAAGAGACGCAGTGGCAGCATATCAGCACCCAACTCTAAGCGTCGACGAACTACTAGCCAACAACCCAAAGCTGAGaaagaaaccaccaaacttccaGGGCACGTTCCACTCTCCTCTTCCTCATCtgagatg tcatccatcaaaggccgttatcccatatgggagGCATCTCGAAGCACATATTCATATGATTCGACACTTCgtagctatgtgcgtgggaagtcacccaaacttagcgttaggggtgggctcggtgcggattggttcggtttttggggtttttttaaacctaaccgaccaattcggtttggattggttacataa
- the LOC112488888 gene encoding uncharacterized protein LOC112488888 isoform X1 has product MQKTKQQRRPNKQREIRRDTASGSERLYFIMAPKRNLRSQSKKGVKKMQTKRRSGSISAPNSKRRRTTSQQPKAEKETTKLPGHVPLSSSSSEMSSIKGRYPIWEASRSTYSYDSTLRSYVRGKSPKLSVRGGLGADWFGFWGFFKPNRPIRFGLVT; this is encoded by the exons ATGCAGAAGACGAAACAGCAACGGAGGCCAAACAAACAGAGGGAGATAAGGAGAGACACAGCGTCTGGGAGTGAGCG attgtattttataatggcaccaaaaagGAATTTGCGATCTCAatcgaagaagggagttaagaagatGCAAACTAAGAGACGCAGTGGCAGCATATCAGCACCCAACTCTAAGCGTCGACGAACTACTAGCCAACAACCCAAAGCTGAGaaagaaaccaccaaacttccaGGGCACGTTCCACTCTCCTCTTCCTCATCtgagatg tcatccatcaaaggccgttatcccatatgggagGCATCTCGAAGCACATATTCATATGATTCGACACTTCgtagctatgtgcgtgggaagtcacccaaacttagcgttaggggtgggctcggtgcggattggttcggtttttggggtttttttaaacctaaccgaccaattcggtttggattggttacataa